The sequence below is a genomic window from Escherichia marmotae.
ATGTGCGGAATACTGCGCCACAGCAGCCTTTCGAGTTGATCGCTGACGCGGATCCCCACACAGTGAAACCAGAGATGTAGCTGCCCGTCGCGTTCTTCCCGCGTCGCCCATTTGGTTACCGGCGCACCAGAAGATTGCGCCAGAGACGCCAGCCGCCAGAGTTTGCTCTGCGCCTCAAACATCCCCAGCGCGCGGTTCATCTGCAAAATCAGTCGATGCAAACGCACAATGTCATGGCTACCGGTTTTCTCACTTAAATCATTGAGGAATAACTCAGCCAGACCACGCAGCATCTCGGTCAGTTTTGCCAGCCGCTGGCAGATCTCCAGTACTTCATCCGGCAATTCGCCCATCGCAAAACGGTGCTCTGCCTCTTGCCCGGCAGGCATATAGAGATTGAGGATGTTGTTTAAAGAGGCGATAAGCTCATATAACTCTTCACAATGCGCATTCAACCGTTCAGGGATCGCCAGCGGTGGAATGGTCTTCGGGCGAAACTGCTCCATGCAGGTGGCGACCAGTTTTGTGAACAGATCCAGTTGTAGCCGATACCAGGGGGCAGTAATTTCCGCGCTCATTTCCAGCGCATCCCGCGCCACGTCCGGCAGGTGATGACCTTCATCCAGCACCAGCAGCAAATTTTTCGGTTCTGGCAATACCGCTTCGCTTTCCATCGCCGCCATCACCAGCGCATGGTTTGCCACTACCACTTCCGCTTCCTGAATTTCCCGGCGGGCAACAAAAAACGGACATTCGCGGTAGTAATAACAGTTACGGTTGAGGCAACTGGCTTTGTCGGTACTCAGACGACGCCAGAGATCGTCATCAATGGCGATATCAGTGTGATCGCGCAGGCCATCCCATTTATAAGTATCGAGATCGCCCTTCAGCTTTGCACAACGTTTTTGTTCTTCCTGATTGTTCGGTGTCAGTTCATCGTCGAGAAACGCGAGCAGATCCTGTTGTGTGGGTTCGGTACTGGCAAGCGCCGTCAGGTTACGCGGGCAAACGTAGCGCCCACGCCCGAAAGCGGCGGTGAATTTTAGATCGGGAATGATCTTTTTCAGCAGCGGCAAATCTTTGCTGTAGATCTGATCCTGCAACGCCACGTTAGCGGTACTCACCACCAGCGTTTTTTGCTCTTCGCGGGCAATGGCGATGCCGGGGATCAAATAGGAGAGCGTTTTCCCAACGCCGGTGGGGGCTTCAATCGCCAGATGCCGCCCTTCTTCTCCGGCCAGTGTTTTGGCGACATCCGCAATCATCTGCCGCTGCGGCGCACGGGGAATAAAGTCGGGGATCTGTTCCTGAAGCGCCTTATACCAGGCGGCAATTTGCGCTTTAAGCGCGGCGGTTAATGCCATGAGAAAACCTGAAATACTGTATAAACAGCCAATATTGTGGCATTTTTCAGTTTTCAGGGGTAATGATTTTTCTGTTTCTGGAAAGTGGCTCGCAATAACCGCCAGGATAATACGGTCTAATTCCTGTTCGACAACAAAGGATTCAACACGTCATGCAAGACACCATCATAAATTTCTACAGCACCAGTGACGACTACGGGGATTTTTCTAACTTTGCCGCCTGGGCCATCAAGATTGACGGCAAAACCTGGCCCACCTCAGAACACTATTTTCAGGCACAAAAGTTCCTTGATGAAAAATACCACGAAGAGATCCGCCGGATTTCCTCACCCATGATCGCCGCGCGTATGGGGCGTGACCGTTCTAAGCCCCTGCGTAAAAACTGGGAGTCGATAAAAGAAGAGGTGATGCGCAAAGCGCTTCGCGCTAAATTCGAACAACACGCAGAACTGCGCGCGCTCCTGCTGGCAACCGCGTCAGCGAAACTGGTTGAGCATACGAAAAATGATGCTTACTGGGGAGATGGCGGTAATGGTCAGGGCAAGAATCGCCTGGGCTACCTTTTAATGGAGCTGCGCGAACAATTGGCTGCGGAGAAGTAACGCATCGGGTGGCTTGTGGGCGGTAAAACAGAGAAATCTTTTTGCCGCGCTTGCAAATTGCTGACTAGCGCTTGTAGTGATATGCCGGATGCGGCGCGAACGCCTTATCCGGCCTACAAGTTGTTAAAATTCAATATATTGTAGGAACCACGTAGGCCTGATAAGCGTAGCGCATCAGGCAGTTTTGCGTTTGTCATCAGTCTCAGATGCCGGGCATTACCCGGCATAAAAGATTACTGAGCTGCGGCAGGTTTACGCGGACGGCGGCGACGTTGTTGCTCGCCTGCCGGTTTGGCATCACCAAGACGACGAGACGGTTTTGCTGCAGGCTTCGCGTTACCAGCCTTCGCACCGCTTTCTGCGCGACGCGGTTGCTGTTGACTACGACCACCGCTCTGCCCACGACCGCCGCCGCTGCGTTGCTGGCGACCGTTCTGGATCGGTTCGGCTTTAATTGACGGATCCGGCTCATAGCCCGGAACAGCGATACGCGGGATCTCTTTTTTCAGCAGTTTTTCGATATCGCGCAACAGTTTGTGCTCATCAACACACACCAGCGATAACGCTTCGCCGGTGGCTGCGGCACGACCGGTACGCCCGATGCGGTGCACGTAATCTTCCGGTACGTTTGGCAGCTCATAGTTGACGACGTGTGGCAACTCTTCGATATCCAGGCCACGCGCGGCGATATCGGTCGCCACCAGCACACGAATATCACCCGATTTAAAATCGGCCAACGCACGAGTACGCGCACCTTGCGATTTATTACCGTGGATCGCCGCACTGCGGATGCCATCTTTATTTAGCTGTTCTGCCAGATGGTTGGCACCATGTTTGGTACGTGTAAACACCAGCACCTGCTGCCAGTTACCTTTACCAATCATGTGCGACAGTAATTCCCGTTTGCGTTTCTTATCAACAAAATGAACGTGCTGGGTCACTTGCTCAGAGGCTGTATTACGGCGCGCCACTTCGATTTCCAGCGGGTTATGCAGCAGTTTTTCTGCCAGCGCTTTAATCTCGTCAGAGAAAGTCGCGGAGAACAGCAGGTTCTGGCGTTTCGCGGGCAGCTTTGTTAACACACGGCGAATATCGTGGATAAAGCCCATATCGAGCATACGGTCAGCTTCATCAAGGACGAGGATTTCTATCTGATCCAGTTTCACCGCATTCTGGTGTTCCAGATCCAGCAGACGCCCGGGCGTTGCCACCAGCACATCAACACCGCCGCGCAGTTTCATCATCTGCGGGTTAATGCTGACGCCGCCAAACACCACCAGCGAACGAATGTTCAGGTATTTGCTGTAATCACGGACGTTTTCGCCAATCTGCGCCGCCAGTTCACGGGTCGGGGTGAGGATCAACGCACGAACCGGACGACGCCCTTTGGCGTGCGGCTCACGGGAAATCAGGTGTTGCAGTAGCGGCAGCGTAAAGCCCGCTGTTTTACCCGTGCCGGTCTGGGCACTGGCCATCAGATCACGGCCTTCCAGTACTGCGGGGATCGCCTGCTGCTGAATAGGGGTGGGTTCACGGTAACCTTGCTCGGCAACGGCGCGCAGGATATCAGGGCTTAAACCCAAAGAATCGAAAGACATAACTACTCCGAACCGCCCCGACCGTTACCGGTGTAGTTTTCAGGGAGATACTGAAAAGGAAAATGACAAAAACCACAATGTCATGAGGGAGCGGAGTGTAGCAGTTTTTGTGACGCAGCGCATAAATTATCCCTGTGACTGGCGTTGCTAAAATTCTTAGCCATACTGGACAACGCTAAAAATGAGTCATAATCTTAATCAATCATTTGATTAAGAATGGGCTGTGCGATGAATAGTCCTGCCATGACAACCAAAGGTGAACAGGCCAAAAAACAGCTAATTGCTGCGGCACTGGCACAGTTTGGTGAGTATGGAATGAACGCCACCACCCGCGATATCGCCGCCCAAGCCGGGCAGAATATCGCAGCCATCACCTATTACTTCGGTTCGAAAGAAGATTTATACCTCGCCTGCGCCCAGTGGATTGCCGATTTTATTGGCGAGCAGTTCCGTCCGCACGCCGAGGAAGCCGAACGCTTGTTCGCACAACCACAGCCGGATCGCGCCGCTATCCGCGAACTGATCCTTCGCGCTTGCAGGAACATGATTCAACTGCTCACCCAGGATGATACCGTCAACCTCAGCAAGTTTATCTCCCGTGAGCAGCTCTCTCCCACGGCGGCCTACCATCTGGTGCATGAACAGGTGATTAGTCCGCTACACAGCCACCTTACGCGCCTGATTGCCGCCTGGACCGGCTGTGACGCCAACGATACCCGCATGATCCTCCATACTCATGCGCTGATTGGCGAGATTCTGGCGTTTCGTCTCGGCAAAGAAACGATTCTGTTACGTACCGGCTGGACCGCGTTCGATGAAGAAAAGACCGAACTGATTAACCAGACGGTAACCTGTCATATCGACCTGATTTTGCAAGGATTATCGCAAAGGAGTTTGTAGTGATGAAAAAAACTGTCGTGATTGGACTGGCGGTAGTGGTACTTGCCGCCGTGGTTGCCGGAGGCTACTGGTGGTATCAAAGCCGCCAGGATAACGGCCTGACGCTGTATGGCAACGTGGATATTCGCACTGTTAATCTTAGCTTCCGTGTCGGTGGTCGCGTTGAATCTCTGGCGGTAGACGAAGGTGATGCCATCAAAGCGGATCAGGTGCTGGGCGAACTGGATCACAAGCCGTATGAGATTGCGCTGATGCAGGCGAAAGCAGGCGTTTCGGTGGCGCAGGCACAATATGATCTGATGCTTGCCGGTTATCGCGATGAAGAAATCGCCCAGGCTGCCGCTGCCGTAAAACAGGCGCAGGCCGCTTACGACTATGCGCAGAATTTCTATGCTCGTCAGCAAGGATTGTGGAAAAGCCGCACTATTTCGGCAAACGACCTGGAAAATGCCCGCTCCTCGCGCGACCAGGCCCAGGCAACGCTGAAATCAGCACAGGATAAATTGCGTCAGTACCGTTCCGGTAACCGTGAACAGGACATCGCCCAGGCGAAAGCCAGCCTGGAACAGGCGCAGGCGCAACTGGCGCAGGCGGAGCTGAATTTACAGGACTCAACGTTGGTAGCCCCCTCTGATGGCACGCTGTTAACCCGCGCGGTAGAGCCTGGCACAGTGCTCAATGAAGGTGGCACGGTGTTTACCGTTTCACTAACGCGTCCGGTGTGGGTGCGTGCCTATGTCGATGAGCGCAATCTCGACCAGGCCCAGCCAGGCCGCAAAGTGCTGCTCTATACCGATGGTCGCCCGGACAAGCCGTATCACGGGCAGATTGGTTTCGTTTCGCCAACCGCTGAATTTACCCCGAAAACCGTCGAAACGCCGGATCTGCGCACCGACCTTGTCTATCGCCTGCGGATTGTGGTGACCGACGCCGATGATGCGTTACGCCAGGGAATGCCAGTAACGGTGCAATTCGGTGACGAGGCAGGACATGAATGATGCCGTTATCACGCTAAACGGCCTGGAAAAACGCTTTCCGGGTATGGACAAGCCCGCCGTCGCACCGCTCAACTGTACCATTCATGCCGGTTATGTTACGGGGCTGGTGGGGCCGGATGGCGCGGGTAAAACCACGTTGATGCGGATGCTGGCCGGGTTACTGAAACCCGACAACGGCAGTGCTACGGTCATTGGCTTTGATCCGATCAAAAACGACGCTGCGTTACACGCGGTGCTCGGCTATATGCCGCAGAAATTCGGTCTGTATGAAGATCTCACGGTGATGGAGAATCTTAATCTGTACGCGGATTTGCGCAGCGTAACCGGTGAAGCGCGAAAACAGACGTTTGCTCGCCTGCTGGAGTTTACTTCTCTTGGCCCATTTACCGGACGCCTGGCGGGTAAGCTCTCTGGCGGGATGA
It includes:
- the dinG gene encoding ATP-dependent DNA helicase DinG; protein product: MALTAALKAQIAAWYKALQEQIPDFIPRAPQRQMIADVAKTLAGEEGRHLAIEAPTGVGKTLSYLIPGIAIAREEQKTLVVSTANVALQDQIYSKDLPLLKKIIPDLKFTAAFGRGRYVCPRNLTALASTEPTQQDLLAFLDDELTPNNQEEQKRCAKLKGDLDTYKWDGLRDHTDIAIDDDLWRRLSTDKASCLNRNCYYYRECPFFVARREIQEAEVVVANHALVMAAMESEAVLPEPKNLLLVLDEGHHLPDVARDALEMSAEITAPWYRLQLDLFTKLVATCMEQFRPKTIPPLAIPERLNAHCEELYELIASLNNILNLYMPAGQEAEHRFAMGELPDEVLEICQRLAKLTEMLRGLAELFLNDLSEKTGSHDIVRLHRLILQMNRALGMFEAQSKLWRLASLAQSSGAPVTKWATREERDGQLHLWFHCVGIRVSDQLERLLWRSIPHIIITSATLRSLNSFLRLQEMSGLKEKAGDRFVALDSPFNHCEQGKIVIPQMRYEPSIDNEEQHIAEMAAFFREQVESKKHLGMLVLFASGRAMQRFLDYVTDLRLMLLVQGDQPRYRLVELHRKRVANGERSVLVGLQSFAEGLDLKGDLLSQVHIHKIAFPPIDSPVVITEGEWLKSLNRYPFEVQSLPSASFNLIQQVGRLIRSHSCWGEVVIYDKRLLTKNYGKRLLDALPVFPIEQPEVPEGIVKKKEKAKSPRRRRR
- a CDS encoding NADAR family protein, translated to MPVRQQRIQHVMQDTIINFYSTSDDYGDFSNFAAWAIKIDGKTWPTSEHYFQAQKFLDEKYHEEIRRISSPMIAARMGRDRSKPLRKNWESIKEEVMRKALRAKFEQHAELRALLLATASAKLVEHTKNDAYWGDGGNGQGKNRLGYLLMELREQLAAEK
- the rhlE gene encoding ATP-dependent RNA helicase RhlE, producing MSFDSLGLSPDILRAVAEQGYREPTPIQQQAIPAVLEGRDLMASAQTGTGKTAGFTLPLLQHLISREPHAKGRRPVRALILTPTRELAAQIGENVRDYSKYLNIRSLVVFGGVSINPQMMKLRGGVDVLVATPGRLLDLEHQNAVKLDQIEILVLDEADRMLDMGFIHDIRRVLTKLPAKRQNLLFSATFSDEIKALAEKLLHNPLEIEVARRNTASEQVTQHVHFVDKKRKRELLSHMIGKGNWQQVLVFTRTKHGANHLAEQLNKDGIRSAAIHGNKSQGARTRALADFKSGDIRVLVATDIAARGLDIEELPHVVNYELPNVPEDYVHRIGRTGRAAATGEALSLVCVDEHKLLRDIEKLLKKEIPRIAVPGYEPDPSIKAEPIQNGRQQRSGGGRGQSGGRSQQQPRRAESGAKAGNAKPAAKPSRRLGDAKPAGEQQRRRRPRKPAAAQ
- the cecR gene encoding DNA-binding transcriptional regulator CecR, with the translated sequence MNSPAMTTKGEQAKKQLIAAALAQFGEYGMNATTRDIAAQAGQNIAAITYYFGSKEDLYLACAQWIADFIGEQFRPHAEEAERLFAQPQPDRAAIRELILRACRNMIQLLTQDDTVNLSKFISREQLSPTAAYHLVHEQVISPLHSHLTRLIAAWTGCDANDTRMILHTHALIGEILAFRLGKETILLRTGWTAFDEEKTELINQTVTCHIDLILQGLSQRSL
- the hlyD gene encoding secretion protein HlyD, whose amino-acid sequence is MKKTVVIGLAVVVLAAVVAGGYWWYQSRQDNGLTLYGNVDIRTVNLSFRVGGRVESLAVDEGDAIKADQVLGELDHKPYEIALMQAKAGVSVAQAQYDLMLAGYRDEEIAQAAAAVKQAQAAYDYAQNFYARQQGLWKSRTISANDLENARSSRDQAQATLKSAQDKLRQYRSGNREQDIAQAKASLEQAQAQLAQAELNLQDSTLVAPSDGTLLTRAVEPGTVLNEGGTVFTVSLTRPVWVRAYVDERNLDQAQPGRKVLLYTDGRPDKPYHGQIGFVSPTAEFTPKTVETPDLRTDLVYRLRIVVTDADDALRQGMPVTVQFGDEAGHE